The Gemmata palustris genome includes a region encoding these proteins:
- a CDS encoding iron-containing alcohol dehydrogenase family protein — protein MLRPTQIAIPTLVRAKAGALDRLGRYLDRSGHRRVAVAMSQGLTAPLPDRVTSSLKEQNVEAAAWIEVADNGLESTVRAFADLSKGVTAIVGVGGGKALDVAKYIAFLGRLPYFAVPTSLSNDGFCSPQSSLTVRGARRSLPAALPFGVIVDTAVCLNAPRVLTLSGVGDLVAKFTAIRDWKLAFHAKGEPIDDFATLMSDGTIYSFMSHPAIDLEGIRLLATALLLNGIAMEICGSSRPASGSEHLISHALDATSARPRLHGLQVGVATYLMSVLQGENTERITALFDSTGFWDVIAADPFSRDEWMTAVRKAPSIKEGYYTVLSSRDAVPEVEHLLTSDPRLVRCFQ, from the coding sequence ATGCTCCGGCCGACACAGATCGCGATCCCCACACTGGTCCGCGCCAAGGCCGGTGCGCTGGACCGGCTCGGGCGCTACCTCGACCGGTCCGGGCACCGCCGGGTCGCGGTCGCCATGAGTCAGGGGCTAACCGCGCCGCTGCCGGATCGCGTGACGAGCAGCCTGAAGGAGCAGAACGTCGAAGCGGCCGCGTGGATCGAAGTAGCGGACAACGGGCTCGAATCCACGGTGCGCGCGTTCGCGGACCTGTCCAAAGGCGTAACGGCCATCGTCGGCGTGGGCGGCGGGAAGGCGCTCGACGTGGCGAAGTACATCGCGTTCCTCGGGCGCCTGCCGTACTTCGCGGTACCGACCTCGCTCTCGAACGACGGGTTCTGCAGCCCGCAATCGAGCCTGACGGTCCGCGGCGCGCGCCGGTCACTGCCCGCCGCGCTCCCGTTCGGCGTGATCGTGGACACCGCCGTGTGCCTCAACGCCCCGCGCGTCCTCACGCTCTCCGGGGTCGGCGATCTGGTGGCCAAGTTCACCGCGATCCGCGACTGGAAACTCGCGTTCCACGCGAAGGGCGAGCCGATCGACGACTTCGCGACCCTGATGTCGGACGGGACCATCTACTCGTTCATGAGCCACCCCGCCATCGACCTGGAGGGGATTCGGCTGCTGGCGACCGCGCTCCTGCTCAACGGGATCGCAATGGAGATTTGCGGCTCGTCGCGCCCGGCGAGCGGGAGCGAGCACCTGATTTCGCACGCACTCGACGCGACCTCGGCGCGCCCGCGGTTGCACGGGCTCCAGGTCGGCGTCGCGACCTATCTCATGAGCGTATTACAGGGCGAAAATACAGAACGCATTACGGCGCTGTTCGATTCCACCGGGTTCTGGGACGTGATCGCCGCGGACCCGTTCTCGCGCGACGAGTGGATGACGGCGGTGCGCAAAGCGCCCTCAATCAAAGAGGGCTACTACACCGTGCTATCGAGCCGCGACGCGGTGCCGGAAGTGGAGCACCTCCTGACCTCCGATCCGCGCCTGGTGCGGTGCTTTCAATAG
- a CDS encoding HAD-IB family phosphatase, which yields MTLPRDTDAASVFVSDFDGTMTRHDFYKLAVESLMPPGTPNYWAEYRAGTITHFEALRRYFASIRMSEAEVLAVVDGMELDPQLPAAVEDLGRAGWSVVVASAGCAWYIHRLLAAAGVSIEVNANPGRFETGAGLLMQMPTDSPYLSQTLGVDKAGVVRRHLGAGRTVAFAGDGFADADAARLVADELRFARADLAQVMTQEGRPFHPFETWSDIARVLLRRGN from the coding sequence GTGACACTGCCACGCGATACGGACGCGGCGAGCGTGTTCGTCAGCGATTTCGACGGCACCATGACGCGACACGACTTCTACAAGCTGGCGGTCGAATCGCTGATGCCACCGGGCACGCCGAACTATTGGGCCGAGTACCGCGCCGGCACGATCACGCACTTCGAGGCGCTCCGGCGCTACTTCGCTTCTATTCGCATGAGTGAGGCGGAGGTACTGGCCGTGGTCGACGGGATGGAACTCGATCCGCAACTCCCCGCGGCGGTGGAGGATCTGGGCCGCGCCGGGTGGAGCGTCGTCGTCGCGTCGGCCGGGTGCGCGTGGTACATCCACCGGTTGCTCGCCGCCGCGGGGGTGAGCATTGAAGTGAATGCCAACCCCGGACGGTTCGAGACGGGCGCGGGCCTATTGATGCAGATGCCCACGGATTCGCCGTACCTGTCTCAGACCCTGGGGGTCGACAAGGCGGGGGTCGTGCGCCGGCACCTGGGCGCGGGCCGCACGGTCGCCTTCGCGGGCGACGGGTTCGCGGACGCGGACGCCGCCCGTCTGGTCGCCGACGAACTGCGATTCGCCCGCGCCGATCTCGCGCAGGTCATGACCCAGGAGGGGCGCCCGTTCCACCCGTTCGAGACATGGTCGGACATCGCCCGCGTGCTCCTCCGGCGGGGGAACTGA
- a CDS encoding bile acid:sodium symporter family protein: MAEFLEGVLKVAVLVFVVTCMAAAGLGLSAQALVAPFRRPRLVLAAVVANFVVAPALAYGLTELVKLDRPHAIGLLLLAGAAGAPFLPKLAELAKGDLAFSIGLVLLLTAGSAVFMPFVLPRLMPELSAEPWPLLQPLLFTMLLPLAAGMVVKNQFEHRSARLRLVLTRVSNISMVLTVVLLVGLNSRAILGTFGSGAVAVAMVFVALATAAGFALGGPTADTRSVLALGTGQRNVAAALLVATQNFPDEPGVVVMLLVSTLAGLVVLLPAGRWFARRASEVIEPRSVPIPVSLEERQP; this comes from the coding sequence ATGGCGGAGTTTCTGGAGGGCGTGCTGAAGGTCGCGGTTCTGGTCTTCGTCGTGACCTGTATGGCCGCGGCGGGGCTGGGGTTGAGTGCGCAAGCTCTCGTCGCACCGTTCCGGCGCCCCCGGTTGGTGCTCGCCGCCGTGGTCGCGAACTTCGTCGTCGCGCCGGCACTCGCATACGGGCTGACTGAACTGGTGAAACTGGACCGCCCTCACGCGATCGGTCTGCTCCTGCTCGCGGGCGCCGCGGGCGCGCCGTTCCTCCCCAAGTTGGCGGAGCTCGCGAAAGGCGATCTGGCATTCTCGATCGGCCTCGTGTTGTTGCTCACGGCGGGAAGTGCGGTCTTTATGCCCTTTGTGCTGCCGCGGTTGATGCCCGAGTTGTCGGCGGAGCCCTGGCCGCTGTTGCAACCGCTGCTGTTCACCATGCTGCTCCCGCTCGCGGCGGGAATGGTCGTCAAGAATCAGTTCGAGCACCGGTCGGCGCGATTACGGCTCGTGCTCACCCGCGTGTCGAACATCAGCATGGTGTTGACGGTCGTGCTGCTGGTCGGGTTGAACTCCCGCGCGATACTGGGGACGTTCGGCAGCGGGGCCGTTGCGGTGGCGATGGTGTTCGTGGCCCTGGCGACCGCAGCCGGCTTCGCCCTCGGTGGCCCGACCGCAGACACACGATCGGTACTGGCGCTGGGGACCGGGCAGCGGAACGTGGCTGCAGCGCTCCTTGTCGCGACGCAGAACTTCCCGGACGAACCCGGCGTGGTGGTGATGCTGTTGGTATCGACCCTCGCGGGACTGGTCGTGTTGCTCCCGGCGGGGCGGTGGTTCGCGCGCCGGGCCTCCGAAGTGATCGAACCGCGTTCTGTGCCGATTCCCGTGTCCCTGGAGGAGCGACAGCCGTGA
- a CDS encoding DUF2254 domain-containing protein → MTWEFGYRLRHTARTSLVLWAVLALALALVCAPAVRWLDAETDWSVFRYTPDGARAVLGSFVSSTLTFIVFVLSATLIVVQLASGQLTPRIIALVLTTPGVKVALSALTFTYAYTLAALGRVEDRVPHLHVSIAVFLNLVCIIVFFRFVQQLSNGLRPASVLQLVADRTERVIERVYPVRYDPEQPEVPPNEALPSSARVVEFSGRAGVLVAFGAASLLRLAREAGAAIELIPQVGDSVARGDPLFRISGATREIPYAALRGCVAVGTERTLEQDPRFGFRILVDIGNKALSPAINDPTTAVLVLDQLDNLLLHLGQHRLDEGQVRDRDGKLRVVYGTPDWPDFVALAVTEIRHYGQGSLQVTRRLRAMLEHLIAALPEERRPPLRAELALLGSSVGRSFQDEEDRKRAAVADYQGIGGSDS, encoded by the coding sequence ATGACCTGGGAGTTCGGGTACCGACTGAGGCACACGGCCCGCACCTCGCTGGTGCTGTGGGCGGTGCTGGCGCTCGCGCTGGCCCTCGTCTGCGCACCTGCGGTCCGGTGGCTCGACGCGGAAACCGACTGGTCGGTGTTTCGGTACACGCCGGACGGCGCCCGGGCCGTCCTCGGGAGCTTCGTGAGCTCGACGCTCACGTTCATCGTGTTCGTGCTGTCGGCGACGCTGATCGTGGTGCAGTTGGCCAGCGGGCAGTTGACCCCGCGGATCATCGCGCTGGTCCTCACCACGCCGGGCGTGAAAGTCGCGCTCTCGGCGCTCACGTTCACATACGCCTACACGCTCGCGGCGCTGGGGCGCGTCGAGGACCGGGTGCCGCACCTCCACGTGAGCATCGCGGTGTTCCTGAATCTGGTGTGCATCATCGTGTTCTTCCGGTTCGTTCAGCAGTTGTCGAACGGGCTGCGCCCCGCGTCCGTGTTGCAGCTCGTGGCCGACCGCACCGAGCGCGTGATCGAACGAGTGTACCCCGTGCGGTACGACCCCGAGCAGCCGGAAGTGCCGCCCAACGAAGCGCTGCCCTCCTCCGCGCGGGTCGTCGAATTCTCCGGACGAGCGGGCGTGTTGGTGGCATTCGGCGCGGCCAGCCTCCTGCGACTGGCGCGCGAAGCGGGCGCGGCCATCGAACTGATCCCACAAGTGGGGGATTCCGTAGCGCGCGGCGACCCGTTATTCCGCATCTCCGGCGCGACGCGCGAGATTCCCTATGCCGCGCTGCGGGGGTGTGTGGCGGTGGGGACCGAGCGCACGTTGGAGCAAGACCCGCGGTTCGGGTTCCGGATTCTCGTGGACATCGGCAACAAGGCGCTCTCCCCGGCAATCAACGACCCGACGACCGCCGTCCTCGTACTGGACCAGCTCGACAACCTGCTCCTGCACCTCGGGCAGCACCGGCTCGACGAGGGCCAGGTGCGCGACCGCGACGGCAAGCTCCGCGTTGTCTACGGCACCCCGGACTGGCCCGACTTCGTGGCGCTGGCGGTGACCGAGATCCGGCACTACGGCCAGGGCAGCCTGCAAGTTACCCGCCGGCTGCGCGCGATGCTGGAGCACCTGATTGCTGCGCTACCCGAGGAGCGGCGCCCGCCGCTCCGGGCGGAACTGGCCCTGCTGGGTAGTTCGGTCGGGAGGAGTTTCCAGGACGAAGAGGACCGCAAACGGGCCGCCGTCGCGGACTATCAGGGGATCGGTGGATCGGATTCCTGA
- a CDS encoding glycogen/starch/alpha-glucan phosphorylase has product MPAIEPDQLARYECNGFKFPDRDYYDRHVVFDHVVSLGAATQRERFEAVSRTLRDLLTQRWIKTAETHDRANPKQVYYLSMEFLIGRSLMNNIINLGVEQFVRDDLRSDPRQDWKEVLEQEPDAGLGNGGLGRLAACFIDSLATLQIPAIGYGLRYDYGIFRQELSNGYQVEQPDPWLTRPDPWEVSRPGENVTVPLASTFEVHGGQITVQRGKSMSLLGVPFDRPVVGYGGQTVNTLRLWQAATPDVFDFGEFSGGDFFGAVSNRVLAESITRVLYPDDSTPRGQSLRFLQEYFLVRCSLADIIARFRKRGNDWSALPDKVAVQLNDTHPAMAVPELMRILLDIAHLGWNEAWDLTTRTLAYTNHTLLPEALEKWPVGLFESLLPRHLEIIYEINRRFLDDVRAKHPGDEEKLARVSLIEEAPARRVRMANLAIVGTHSTNGVAAIHTDLLRRKTVADLADLFPDRFNNKTNGVTPRRWLQLANPDLAKLLTDATGGGWVTDLPRLRGVDALATDAGFQKKFLAAKRSAKVRFVDWIKATAGIELDPDTLFDVQIKRIHEYKRQLLNAVQCVVWYNRLRANPGLDVPPRTVLVAGKAAPAYHLAKVIIKLFTSIARVVNTDPATRGKLRVEFLPNYSCTLAEHLIPAADVSEQISTAGYEASGTSNMKFMMNGALTVGTRDGANIEIAEEAGEENCFMFGLTAEQVLAGRGWYAPYWHYENEPETGAALDLIFNNHFNPDEPGIFEPVRETLLTKGDYYMHLADLGAYVRTQEAVAALYRDKSAWAKKAIHNVARSGKFSSDRTIAQYADEIWGAKPCPVE; this is encoded by the coding sequence ATGCCCGCGATCGAACCGGATCAGCTCGCGCGATACGAGTGCAACGGGTTCAAGTTCCCCGACCGCGACTACTACGACCGGCACGTGGTGTTCGATCACGTCGTGTCGCTGGGCGCCGCCACGCAGCGCGAGCGATTCGAGGCCGTCTCGCGGACGCTCCGTGACCTCCTCACGCAGCGCTGGATCAAGACCGCCGAGACCCACGACCGCGCGAACCCCAAGCAGGTGTACTACCTCTCGATGGAGTTCCTGATCGGTCGGTCGCTCATGAACAACATCATCAACCTGGGCGTCGAACAGTTCGTCCGCGACGACCTCCGGTCCGACCCGCGCCAGGACTGGAAGGAAGTGTTGGAGCAGGAACCGGACGCGGGCCTGGGCAACGGCGGGTTGGGGCGCCTGGCCGCGTGCTTCATCGACTCGCTCGCGACGCTCCAGATCCCGGCGATCGGGTACGGGCTGCGGTACGACTACGGCATCTTCCGCCAGGAACTGAGCAACGGCTATCAGGTCGAACAGCCGGACCCGTGGCTCACGCGGCCCGACCCCTGGGAGGTGAGCCGCCCGGGGGAGAACGTCACGGTGCCCCTCGCGTCCACTTTCGAGGTCCACGGTGGGCAAATCACCGTCCAGCGCGGGAAGTCGATGAGCCTGTTGGGGGTGCCGTTCGACCGGCCCGTGGTGGGGTACGGCGGGCAAACGGTTAACACCCTCCGGCTGTGGCAGGCCGCGACCCCGGACGTCTTCGATTTCGGCGAGTTCAGCGGCGGTGACTTCTTCGGCGCGGTCTCGAACCGCGTGCTGGCCGAATCGATCACGCGCGTGTTGTACCCGGACGACTCGACGCCCCGCGGGCAATCGCTCCGGTTCCTCCAGGAATACTTCCTCGTGCGCTGCTCGCTCGCGGACATCATCGCGCGGTTCCGCAAGCGCGGGAACGACTGGTCCGCGTTACCAGATAAGGTCGCGGTTCAGCTCAACGACACGCACCCGGCAATGGCGGTGCCCGAGCTAATGCGCATCCTGCTCGATATCGCGCACCTGGGGTGGAACGAAGCCTGGGACTTAACCACTCGCACGCTCGCGTACACGAACCACACGCTGTTACCGGAAGCGCTCGAAAAATGGCCGGTGGGGCTGTTCGAGTCATTGCTCCCGCGCCACCTGGAAATCATTTACGAGATCAACCGGCGGTTCCTGGACGACGTGCGGGCCAAGCACCCCGGCGACGAAGAGAAGCTGGCCCGCGTCAGCCTGATCGAAGAGGCGCCCGCGCGCCGGGTGCGCATGGCGAACCTCGCAATCGTCGGGACGCACAGCACCAACGGCGTCGCGGCCATTCACACGGACCTGCTCCGCCGGAAAACAGTAGCGGACCTCGCGGACCTGTTCCCGGACCGGTTCAACAACAAGACCAACGGCGTCACCCCGCGCCGGTGGTTGCAACTGGCCAACCCCGATCTCGCGAAGCTGCTCACGGACGCAACCGGCGGCGGGTGGGTCACCGACCTGCCGCGACTCAGGGGTGTCGACGCCCTCGCGACCGACGCCGGGTTCCAGAAGAAGTTCCTGGCCGCCAAGCGGAGCGCGAAGGTGCGGTTCGTGGACTGGATCAAGGCGACCGCGGGGATCGAACTGGACCCCGACACACTGTTCGACGTGCAGATCAAGCGCATCCACGAGTACAAGCGCCAGCTCCTCAACGCGGTCCAGTGCGTGGTGTGGTACAACCGGCTGCGCGCGAACCCCGGGCTCGACGTCCCGCCGCGCACGGTACTGGTCGCGGGTAAGGCGGCCCCGGCGTATCACCTCGCGAAGGTCATCATCAAGTTGTTCACGAGTATCGCGCGGGTGGTCAACACGGACCCCGCGACGCGCGGCAAACTGCGAGTCGAGTTCCTCCCGAACTACTCCTGCACGCTCGCCGAGCACCTGATCCCGGCCGCGGACGTGTCCGAACAGATCTCGACCGCCGGGTACGAGGCGAGCGGCACGAGCAACATGAAATTCATGATGAACGGGGCGCTCACGGTGGGCACCCGCGACGGCGCGAACATCGAGATCGCGGAAGAGGCGGGCGAGGAGAACTGCTTCATGTTCGGCCTGACCGCCGAACAGGTGCTCGCCGGCCGCGGGTGGTACGCCCCGTACTGGCACTACGAGAACGAACCGGAAACGGGCGCCGCCCTCGACCTGATTTTCAACAACCACTTCAACCCGGACGAGCCGGGCATCTTCGAGCCGGTCCGCGAGACGCTGCTGACCAAGGGCGACTACTACATGCACCTCGCCGACCTGGGCGCCTACGTGCGCACGCAGGAAGCGGTCGCGGCCCTCTACCGCGACAAGAGCGCCTGGGCGAAGAAGGCGATTCACAACGTCGCGCGGTCCGGGAAGTTCTCCAGCGACCGGACGATCGCCCAGTACGCGGACGAGATTTGGGGCGCCAAACCGTGCCCGGTGGAGTGA